One genomic segment of Cystobacter fuscus DSM 2262 includes these proteins:
- the cysQ gene encoding 3'(2'),5'-bisphosphate nucleotidase CysQ encodes MSRTEEALMVAVCDVAREAGRATLRFHGGPLDVERKSDDSPLTAADKAAHTLIVDALRRLTPELPVLSEESDERELAERRQWSRYWLVDPLDGTKEFIKGSGEFTVNIALISGTEPVLGVVHVPVSGVTYWGRRGQGAFRADEGQAPVELHTRPADPERLVIVASRDHAGPRVEALLARLPTARTANLGSSLKFCLIAEGKADFYPRFQPTSEWDTAAAQCVLEAAGGAVTDTEGRRLAYNKERLTNPSFLAFGDARQDWLALLEERGGG; translated from the coding sequence ATGAGCCGGACAGAGGAAGCGTTGATGGTCGCGGTGTGCGACGTGGCGCGTGAGGCGGGGCGTGCCACGCTGCGGTTCCATGGAGGGCCGCTGGACGTCGAGCGCAAGTCGGACGACTCCCCGCTCACGGCGGCGGACAAGGCCGCGCACACCCTCATCGTCGACGCCCTGCGGCGGCTGACGCCCGAGCTGCCGGTGCTGTCCGAGGAATCCGACGAGCGGGAGCTGGCCGAGCGGCGCCAGTGGAGCCGCTACTGGTTGGTGGATCCGCTCGATGGCACCAAGGAGTTCATCAAGGGCAGCGGCGAGTTCACCGTCAACATCGCCCTCATCTCCGGGACGGAGCCCGTGCTGGGGGTGGTGCATGTGCCAGTCTCGGGCGTGACGTACTGGGGGCGGCGGGGCCAGGGTGCCTTCCGGGCGGACGAGGGCCAGGCGCCGGTGGAGCTGCACACGCGGCCCGCCGATCCCGAGCGGCTGGTCATCGTGGCGAGCCGGGATCACGCGGGACCGCGCGTGGAGGCGCTGCTCGCGCGGCTACCCACCGCGAGGACGGCCAACCTGGGCAGCTCGCTCAAGTTCTGCCTCATCGCGGAGGGCAAGGCGGACTTCTACCCCCGGTTCCAGCCCACCAGCGAGTGGGACACCGCGGCGGCGCAGTGCGTGCTGGAAGCGGCGGGCGGCGCGGTGACGGACACCGAGGGCCGCCGGCTGGCCTACAACAAGGAGCGGCTCACCAATCCGTCCTTCCTCGCCTTCGGGGACGCGCGCCAGGACTGGCTGGCGCTGCTGGAGGAGCGAGGCGGCGGGTAG